The following proteins come from a genomic window of Pseudomonas sp. MAG733B:
- a CDS encoding LutB/LldF family L-lactate oxidation iron-sulfur protein has protein sequence MSAAEIIPTVTVEEDFRTRAHEALGDAQLRGNFRKAMDSLMTKRAAAFSDAHEREHLRALGNAVRARALSKLPDLLEQLEQNLTRNGVTVHWAETVDEANGIVLSIIRAHEGRQVIKGKSMVSEEMEMNHVLAEQGIECLESDMGEYIVQLDHEKPSHIIMPAIHKNAGQVASLFHDKLGVEYTKDVDQLIQIGRRVLRQKFFEADIGVSGVNFAVAETGTLLLVENEGNGRMTTTVPPVHIAVTGIEKVVENLRDVVPLLSLLTRSALGIPITTYVNMISGPRKEHELDGPQEVHLVLLDNGRSQAFADSELRQTLNCIRCGACMNHCPVYTRIGGHAYGEVYPGPIGKIITPHMVGLAKVPDHPSASSLCGACGEVCPVKIPIPSLLRRLREENVKAPDSTHQVMRGQGSKYSRKERFIWNAWAKFNSSPTLYRLFGLAATRLRALTPSNVGPWTQNHSAPKPAARSLHDLAREHLAKQGDR, from the coding sequence ATGAGCGCCGCCGAGATTATTCCTACGGTTACCGTAGAAGAGGATTTCCGCACCCGGGCTCACGAGGCTTTGGGTGATGCGCAATTGCGAGGCAACTTCCGCAAGGCGATGGATTCACTGATGACCAAACGTGCGGCCGCTTTCAGCGATGCCCACGAAAGAGAACATTTACGTGCACTGGGCAATGCCGTCCGCGCCCGTGCGTTATCCAAGCTGCCCGACCTGCTCGAGCAACTTGAACAGAACCTGACCCGCAACGGTGTGACAGTGCACTGGGCGGAAACGGTGGACGAGGCCAATGGCATCGTCCTCTCGATCATCCGCGCTCACGAGGGGCGGCAAGTGATCAAGGGCAAATCGATGGTCAGCGAAGAGATGGAGATGAACCATGTCCTCGCTGAACAGGGCATTGAATGTCTGGAATCGGACATGGGCGAGTACATCGTCCAGCTCGACCACGAGAAGCCTTCACACATAATCATGCCGGCGATCCACAAGAACGCCGGTCAGGTCGCGTCCTTGTTCCACGACAAACTTGGCGTGGAATACACCAAGGACGTAGACCAACTTATTCAGATCGGTCGCAGGGTCCTGCGGCAGAAATTCTTCGAAGCGGACATCGGCGTCTCCGGTGTCAACTTCGCCGTGGCCGAAACCGGCACCTTGCTGCTGGTGGAAAACGAAGGCAACGGCCGCATGACCACCACGGTTCCGCCGGTGCATATCGCCGTGACCGGTATCGAAAAAGTCGTGGAAAACCTGCGCGACGTGGTGCCGCTACTGTCGCTGCTGACCCGCTCGGCCCTGGGCATCCCGATCACCACCTACGTCAACATGATCTCCGGCCCGCGCAAGGAACATGAACTCGACGGCCCGCAGGAGGTGCATCTGGTGCTGCTCGACAACGGTCGCAGCCAGGCCTTTGCCGATAGCGAGTTGCGTCAGACCCTGAACTGCATCCGCTGCGGCGCCTGTATGAATCATTGCCCGGTCTATACCCGAATCGGCGGCCATGCCTACGGCGAGGTTTACCCCGGCCCTATCGGAAAAATCATCACCCCGCACATGGTTGGCCTGGCGAAAGTCCCCGACCACCCGAGCGCCTCTTCGTTGTGCGGCGCCTGCGGTGAAGTCTGCCCGGTAAAAATCCCGATCCCTTCGTTGCTGCGTCGCTTGCGCGAAGAGAACGTCAAGGCGCCGGACAGCACCCATCAAGTGATGCGCGGCCAGGGCAGCAAGTACTCGCGCAAGGAACGTTTCATCTGGAACGCCTGGGCGAAATTCAATAGCTCGCCAACGCTGTATCGCCTGTTCGGTCTGGCCGCGACGCGCCTGCGTGCACTTACCCCGAGCAATGTCGGCCCGTGGACGCAAAACCA